In Zobellia roscoffensis, the following are encoded in one genomic region:
- a CDS encoding YchJ family protein, producing MCILDLKLIQMQCPCNPKNTYSSCCQKAHESITNANTSEVLMRSRYSAFVLGDVNYLQKSQHSSTRPNKREKREIEAWAKSVTWIKLEILHSTKGTENDTEGSVEFKAYYTENGQMGVIHENSNFKRENGHWVYVDGEHTSI from the coding sequence ATGTGTATTTTAGACTTAAAATTGATACAGATGCAATGCCCTTGTAACCCTAAAAACACTTACAGTAGCTGCTGTCAAAAAGCTCATGAAAGCATTACCAATGCCAATACTTCGGAAGTTTTGATGCGCTCCCGCTACAGTGCTTTTGTTTTAGGGGATGTTAATTATCTGCAAAAAAGCCAACATAGCTCTACCCGACCAAATAAACGCGAAAAACGAGAAATAGAAGCTTGGGCCAAATCTGTTACCTGGATAAAATTAGAAATCCTACATTCCACCAAAGGAACCGAGAATGACACGGAAGGCTCTGTAGAATTCAAAGCTTATTATACGGAAAACGGGCAAATGGGAGTCATTCATGAAAACTCAAATTTTAAAAGAGAAAACGGACATTGGGTGTATGTGGATGGTGAGCATACGTCAATCTAA
- a CDS encoding sugar phosphate isomerase/epimerase family protein, with the protein MKKINVLLVCLLMGATLFVNAQDNYGGLALYTLRDDMASNAETTLRAVADAGYKYIEAAGYDDGKFYGMTPVEFKNTLKELGLKPISSHQASVTLENADAMIADVKTAGFKYFVIPIPPMGLFTFEEEGMKMGMTGGAENLANILDELGAKCKKQGLKLLYHNHDFEFMKDEDGVVVIDYLLENCNPKLVNFQMDLFWVTKAGADPVEYFKKYPKRFKIWHVKDMNEEGWFAPVGTGSIDFGRILAQKKLSGMKYYMVEQDKTFKMKPLEAIKVSHEGLKKFDFN; encoded by the coding sequence ATGAAAAAAATTAATGTACTTCTTGTTTGTCTTCTTATGGGGGCTACTTTGTTTGTAAATGCCCAAGATAATTATGGTGGATTGGCACTATATACTCTGAGAGATGATATGGCGTCTAATGCGGAAACTACGCTTAGAGCCGTTGCGGATGCGGGCTATAAATATATTGAAGCGGCAGGTTATGACGATGGAAAGTTCTATGGAATGACCCCGGTGGAGTTCAAGAACACTCTAAAAGAATTGGGACTAAAACCAATTAGTAGTCATCAAGCATCGGTAACTCTAGAAAATGCAGATGCCATGATAGCGGATGTAAAAACCGCAGGTTTTAAGTATTTCGTAATTCCTATTCCACCAATGGGACTTTTTACTTTTGAAGAAGAAGGTATGAAAATGGGAATGACCGGAGGTGCAGAAAACTTAGCGAACATTCTTGACGAATTGGGCGCTAAATGCAAGAAACAAGGACTTAAACTGCTTTATCATAATCATGATTTTGAATTTATGAAAGATGAAGATGGAGTAGTGGTCATAGATTACCTATTGGAAAACTGTAACCCTAAGTTGGTTAACTTCCAAATGGATTTGTTTTGGGTAACAAAAGCGGGCGCCGATCCAGTTGAATACTTCAAAAAATATCCAAAACGTTTTAAGATTTGGCATGTTAAAGACATGAATGAAGAAGGTTGGTTTGCTCCGGTAGGCACTGGTAGTATTGATTTTGGCCGTATTCTAGCACAAAAGAAATTATCGGGTATGAAGTATTATATGGTAGAACAGGACAAAACCTTTAAAATGAAACCTTTGGAGGCTATTAAAGTGAGTCATGAAGGACTAAAAAAGTTTGATTTCAACTAA
- a CDS encoding TonB-dependent receptor produces MKPTLLLFMFSLVFGYAQEQQHTIQGKVTAGDGEPVAYAHVSVVKSKNGAAADENGVYKISGVTSGTYELYVSAVGFKPLKKLVTITNSNVTLNFIVRMDSELDEVEVFGSRYEHPDKIEALTRLPLATYDQIQSISVISEKVIENQGNLTIADATKNVPGVYSFATYGNRSESMSSRGFRGIPILKNGVRVHSDFRGQGILTDMQGVDNIQVLKGAASITQGVATDLGSPGGVINIVTKTPKYQYGGSASLRGGSFGQARPTFDVYGPLNDKKNTAFRINGALERADSYRASVSSQRFYINPSFEWRIDEGTTLTLEMDYFDDSRTPDPGTVNLSADDTNSIYDLPHEQFLGYKEDKYLTQNATYSARFKKKINDKLSINAAYFASKLDLDVKNASIGGVVNDADGNPVYNLRERGYATSTRGDKNSVLQIDLIGDEVQTGGISHTFQVGMDYRKTTFSTFSNSAAVVDTLDVFGTISNSTPDNIELTGDVTGGSESRSIGFVAQDVITFNSWLKSFLGFRYSTTETSTDAEITDSDAFNPLGGIIISPLENVNVFASYTNSSYPLNGTRLSADGTELGNERYDQLEAGIKTNWLDSRLRFNLTYFKINNKDMNLPVYDENWVATGFYEKGGNDQRQGVEVELTGRILDNFEVITGYSYIDAQYKEHTSYVYGSAPLNTPKHTFNVYGNYSFKNNLKGLSVGAGAYYTGERPINNWSAGPVTHEGIVPLQEPFDVEAYTLVNAQVAYQINQNWGVRVLLNNIFDEIGYNAYRTRYINQTDPRSFYGMVTYKF; encoded by the coding sequence ATGAAACCAACACTCTTACTATTTATGTTCAGCTTAGTTTTTGGCTATGCTCAAGAACAACAACATACAATTCAAGGAAAAGTAACTGCCGGTGACGGGGAACCCGTTGCTTATGCCCATGTTTCGGTGGTAAAAAGTAAGAATGGTGCCGCTGCAGATGAGAATGGCGTTTATAAGATTTCAGGGGTAACTTCAGGTACATATGAACTTTATGTAAGTGCAGTGGGCTTTAAGCCGCTTAAAAAACTAGTAACTATTACTAATAGTAACGTAACCTTGAATTTTATTGTCCGTATGGATTCCGAATTGGATGAAGTAGAAGTATTCGGCTCGCGATACGAACATCCGGATAAAATAGAGGCTTTAACGCGATTACCTTTGGCGACCTATGATCAGATACAGAGTATATCCGTAATCTCTGAAAAAGTAATTGAAAACCAAGGTAACTTAACAATTGCCGATGCTACCAAGAATGTTCCCGGTGTATATTCTTTTGCTACTTATGGAAACCGGAGTGAAAGTATGTCTTCTCGTGGATTTAGGGGAATTCCCATTCTTAAAAATGGCGTGCGTGTACACTCAGATTTTAGAGGGCAAGGTATTTTAACCGATATGCAAGGTGTAGATAATATTCAAGTTTTAAAGGGTGCGGCTTCCATTACTCAAGGTGTAGCCACAGATTTAGGTAGTCCAGGTGGGGTTATTAATATTGTAACCAAGACGCCTAAGTATCAGTACGGAGGTTCTGCTTCATTACGTGGAGGCAGTTTTGGACAAGCAAGGCCTACTTTTGATGTTTACGGACCTTTGAACGATAAAAAAAACACGGCGTTCCGTATTAACGGAGCTTTAGAAAGGGCAGATAGTTACCGTGCTAGTGTATCCTCACAACGTTTTTATATCAACCCTTCTTTTGAATGGCGAATTGATGAAGGTACGACCTTAACCCTAGAAATGGATTATTTTGATGATAGTAGAACTCCAGATCCGGGTACCGTTAACCTTAGTGCAGATGACACCAATTCCATTTATGATTTACCGCATGAGCAGTTTTTGGGCTATAAAGAGGATAAATACCTTACTCAGAATGCTACCTATTCTGCGCGTTTCAAGAAAAAGATTAATGATAAGCTAAGTATAAATGCAGCGTATTTCGCTTCTAAATTAGACCTTGATGTAAAGAATGCCAGTATTGGCGGTGTTGTTAATGACGCAGATGGAAACCCTGTTTACAACCTGAGAGAAAGAGGGTACGCTACATCTACCAGAGGCGATAAGAACAGCGTTTTACAAATTGATCTTATTGGGGACGAAGTACAAACAGGAGGCATCAGTCATACCTTTCAGGTAGGAATGGATTATAGAAAAACAACATTTAGTACGTTTAGCAACAGCGCTGCCGTTGTAGATACTCTAGATGTTTTTGGTACAATCTCAAATAGTACACCTGATAATATTGAATTAACAGGGGATGTAACGGGAGGTTCGGAATCTAGGTCCATTGGTTTTGTGGCACAAGATGTAATTACCTTCAATTCCTGGTTGAAATCTTTCTTAGGGTTCCGGTACAGTACTACCGAAACCAGCACAGATGCGGAAATCACCGATAGCGATGCCTTTAACCCACTTGGGGGTATTATTATTTCTCCTTTAGAAAACGTGAATGTTTTTGCTTCCTATACCAATAGTTCCTATCCATTAAATGGGACAAGGTTAAGCGCAGACGGCACAGAACTGGGTAATGAGCGTTATGATCAACTTGAAGCAGGAATAAAGACCAACTGGTTAGATAGTAGATTACGCTTCAATCTTACGTATTTTAAAATTAACAACAAAGACATGAACCTTCCTGTATACGATGAAAACTGGGTGGCTACAGGTTTTTACGAAAAAGGAGGTAACGACCAACGCCAAGGGGTTGAAGTAGAACTTACGGGTCGTATTCTTGATAATTTTGAGGTCATTACGGGTTATTCCTATATTGATGCGCAGTATAAGGAACACACGTCTTACGTTTACGGTTCAGCGCCTTTGAACACGCCTAAACACACCTTTAACGTTTATGGAAACTACTCCTTCAAAAACAATTTAAAAGGGCTTTCGGTTGGAGCTGGAGCGTACTATACGGGAGAGCGCCCTATAAACAACTGGAGTGCAGGTCCTGTTACGCATGAGGGAATTGTTCCTCTTCAAGAGCCTTTTGATGTTGAAGCATATACGCTTGTAAATGCACAGGTAGCCTATCAAATTAACCAAAATTGGGGTGTTCGTGTATTGTTGAATAATATTTTCGATGAAATTGGTTACAATGCTTATCGTACTCGTTACATCAACCAAACAGATCCTAGAAGTTTTTACGGAATGGTTACCTATAAGTTCTAG